TGGACAAGCAGGCACCGTCACCGCAGAACGGGAACTGGGTGCATCTGCGCTACAGCTCGCGGTTAGAGTGTGACCGTGCGCTCAACTACAACGGACGCATAATAAGCCAGGGTTTGATGATCGGGGTACAGTACTGTAACGATCCGGCCATCGTCGGGAAGGAGAACGAAGGCAACGAGAACAACGATACGACCCAGCCAACGATTTCGTCACCGGATAAACCGCTTTGGCGTGTCCGTTCGCTAATGAATATGTCGTACACGGCGATGCAGGACCCGCAGGCTGTCATTTCGACACCACCAGTACAGAAGCGTGGCACCGGGATCGTTAATAAAGCGATGGATCTATTCTTCGGATGGTAATAAGCGGTAGGAAAAATGCGTGACACGGTACATTTGACCATttaaaaaacgcaaaaagcaATGTTCGCACGTGTAATTTGTAACTTTCcttaataaaattgtaaaatgatCGCCAAAAAGAGTATCATCAGgatggaaataattaaatagatGTATGTTTACGGTAGACTGCCCTTTTTCCAATTCCGTCGTGTAGCCATAGCGAAAGCGACCTTTTATTTACGCCATTGCCCTAAATCGAGTCTAATTGATCCTCAGGGTGATCATCTCCTCACACCAACAGCTCGTATAGGTAGCTTGCACATTCGTTTAACTTTACAAAATTCGGCACCTCGCTGCTAATGTTGAACAGTATTTTGTCCGTCAGGACACTGTTTGCTTTGAGCGTATCTGCAATCACTCCCATGCCCGGGCCGGCAAGGCTCAACAAATTGCCCAGCGCCTGATAGCCACGGTACGTCGCTTCGTTATCCGTTACCAAACACAGCAGCTCACCGGTCGTGCCGGCAAGCACCTTGCAAAAGTCCACCGACGAAACCTTATCCAGCTGTGTCATCGTTAGGTTCAGATAGAAGCTGGCCAATGCAATCTGCAAATTCGCACTGCATCCGCCacgcaccgaaccgaaccgatcgaCGATCGCGCGaatgttttccaccaccacATTGCGGCCAGGCTGGTGGGCTAACATGTTTGTGAAGCACCGTGCCGACATCAGTTGATTCGCTGGCAGGTGGTTCGTGTGCTGCAGGAACGTTTCCATGAAGGAGGCGTCCTCAAACAGTTCCTGGCAGGCGCGCGGTTCACGCACGATCAGTCGCGTAATGTCCATGATCGGGAACAGTTTCTCCGTCGGCCAGGTCGTGTACAGGAACTTCAGTGCCGTCAGACAGGCCGAATTCTGTTCCCCGCACGTCATTACTTCGCCCGTGTACCGCACAATATCGTTCAGCGTTTCGTCCGACATCCGGAGGCTTTGATCCTCGATAACACCGTTCAGTTCTCTGTGGAGATGAAAGGGGATTGTACATTCATTGTTTGATTCCACTGGAAGACCTCCGAACTTACTTCAGCTTAATGAGCACTTTGGACAGATCAGCATTCTCCAGTAAGATGTAATGCCGGTGTGGAAagtgtgtgttgcttttctttaccTCAGTCGATCCGGTTGTATAGCTTGATCCGCCGGTAAACGGATCCAAATTGCCACCGCTTCCATTGGCCGCTCCACCACTTCCCGCATTTGGCGCCATAGCCACATTCGGCGTTTGTGTCGTGTAGCTCGACGCACCCGTAAACGGATCTGTATTGGCCGAGGATGGTTGAAACTGACCACCGGACGAACCGGGTACGTAACGTGAACCACCCGTGAACGGATCGTAGTAACTATTCGCGGCCGCACTTGCCACCGGTGCACTGTCGGAGTTTGTCACGATAAAATTAGCCACCTGGTCGAGGTACGCTTGGGGCAGGTTGTGCTTGTGGATGAACCGTTGCGCCACAAACCATGGATCCTCGCCGCGATTGTACGGCAGCTTCAGGTTGGGCGCATCGTCCGACAGATTTACCGAAAACACGTAATCGTACTCGCGCCCTTCGTACAGCTGCTTTCCCGTATCTCCATCGCTAGCACCCATAACATCGCCGACGCAATCCCACTTTCCGCCGGTCCACTGATAGCAGAGTATCTTTCCGTTCGGGTGTCGCACGATACGCGTCTGTCCATCGCGCCCTTCCGAGAGTAACGATTCGGGACCGGGCAAATCGTTTACATTCATTCCACCCAACTGTTTGGCCGATTCGGACTGGCGAACCTCGACCGCTACGCGATACGCGGCCAACGATTCCTCAGGTGCGGTGCGTTCTTGGTTTTGCGTAAACACACGCACGATCGCATCGCTCGTACCGGCAACAATGTCTCCATTCCGTAGTCCCGCAACGGCCCACACCGATTGGGCTGGCATTTGAAGCGCATCACCGAGAGCGCCTTCCCGCAGATGCCACATACGTATGGTGCTGTCCTCTCCTCCGGTAATGAACACCTCCTCGCCCCAAGCATCCGATCGTCCGATGCTGTAAATGTAGTTACTGTGTCCATGGAACTCTTTCACACACTCGTACGTATCGTTCCAGTGCCGGATGGTGGCATCATTCGAGCAGCTTAAAAATCCACCCATTGGTAACGGGCACAGGCCGCGCACACAATCCTTGTGACCCTTCAGTACCACCAGCTTCTCGCCCCGCTCGTTCCACACGAAGATGTTTTTGTCCGCCGAACCGGACACGTATCGGCCGTTCGGTAGACAGGCCACCGCCCACACCGCTGCCTCGTGCCCGACCAACGTAATGTTTGCGTTTGAACCGGGCGCATTGGTCCATATTTTGGCCGTTTTATCCCAACTGCCCGAGATCAGCGCTGTGGCATTGTGACCCGCTGCCAGTGCACAAACGGTGGAGGTGTGACCCTTCAGTACACCGATCGGTTCGGTTGAACCACTgccgggaaatggaaaaatgcaaATCGTCGCATCGTTACTGCCCGTACAGATCCATCCATTCGattccaccaccagcaccgcaCCGACATAATTGGTGTGGTTCTTGAACGTTTCCTTGTCCTCGTAACGATTGCTGTAGGCAATTATGGCAGGAGTGTTAGCATAAATCCTGGCGTACAATCAGACCCGGAGGAACACTCACCCGAACGATTCCCAAACCTTAGCCGTTGTATCACGCGAACCAGACACAACAAAGCCCGTACCTTCCGCTACGGCGCGAACGTCTAGCTTATGGCCAACCAATTCACACGACAGCTTGAAGTCTTCTATTTTAACCATAGTGATCTttattcctttcctttccgttcGTGCCCACCGGTTAGAAGAATTATGGGAAGATGTTCAAAATCGGATCGATTGTGCAGCactgtttacctttttgttGGTGGACACGCAAACCTTTTCGCCTTCTAGACGATGGTAAGAAAATTACCGACTCACTGCTGTTGCCGGCAGCTTTCAGCATTCAGATACGGTAGAGAGAAAGGGATGGTACGAATTGCTGCGATGCGTGTGAACGAGCGCAAGCTACATGAATGAGACCCAGGTACGTCAAATGTCAAAGAGGACTTTCAAATTTTTGGGACATTATGAAAtggtattttccattttcttgtaaattaaaattctgtTTTGCACTTGTGTCGAATAGAATGAAACTGAAGCGAGCATAGTTTTGCAAGTTCATTATCATTATCTAcaaaagttattttttaattcaaaaaatATCGAAGATATTTGCCATATGTCCCAATTTTTCGCTCAATTTCTATGATAACCGAAGGCAAAACATCGCCACCGTCGATGACAAGCGGTggggtttgttattgttatgtgGTCGTTTATTCAGGGGTAGTGTTGGGATTTGGCTGTGTACTCATCAATCATACTCTGCTAGCGAGTAAGCTAGACGATCGTAAACCGAAGTTTTTACCATGAACTGTTAAAAATGTACACCCAATCACCGCTGCATATATCGTACGCATCCTTTACAATCAACATAATTGACCGGTGTTACCGGTAAAGGGTCTGAAGCAACGAAAATCTGAAGAAACACATCCACAACTCCGACAACATGACGAATGTTCGCGTGAATTGGGGCGAACTGTTCCCCAGCAGGAAGAGTgtattcattttcttcacctaCATGTCACTGTTTGTCAGCCAAGGTGAGATCATGTTTAGGCAAACTGTGTTTTATTACCGTACTTAAAATTGATATCTTCCCTTATGTTACGTTTGCAGGCATTCTGGTGACCGCTTCACAGCGTTCCGATAACTCCTACAGCTACAATACCGTGCTAGTTGTGTTGCTTACAGAAACACTGAAGCTTGTGATATCGGCAGGACTTTATTGTAGAGAGTAAGCACGCAACCATATCAGGACATAACGCAATGACCAAAAACTGATATCTCTGTTCCGTGGcgttcttttccttctttatgtttttattcagACATAGCTTTCAGTCGCTTATCGCGCGCGTGGTTGAGGGAAGCAACGTGTTGCTACTATATTTTGTGCCCGCTTTCCTCTACTGCCTGTACAACAACTTGGCGTTTGTGAATCTTTCCACATTCGACCCAACCACGTACTATTTGCTGCTTCAGCTGCGCGTCGTTATAACGGGCATATTATTCCAAGTAATGCAAAGTACCAAATATTTATGTCACCGGTTCTCGTTAATTTgcctttttctcttttagaTTATCTTCAAAAAGTACCTAAGCCGAAAGCAATGGTTTTCTTTACTGCTTCTTACCGTCGGATGCATGTTGAAACAGTGGAACTTTTCTCTATTCTCTACCACGTCTCAATCCCTTACGGGAGGCAATGTTGCGAACGGCGATACAACAGTACGGGCAAACGCTGCTGAACCACTGAAGGAAACGGAGGTGGATGGTACCTTTCGGGGTAAAAACATTTCCGGATTCGATTTAAGCTACAGTGCCTTGCTTATTCTGGTACAAACGGTTTGCTCGTGTCTGGCAGGCGTGTACAACGAGTATCTGCTGAAGAAGAAAGGTTCCGACATCAACATCTACGTGCAGAACGTTTTCATGTACCTGGACTCGATCGTGTGCAACATGATGATCCTATTGCTGCAGGGTGAACTGGTCGGTGCATTCACGAGCGAGAATTTGCGCGAAATTGCACGCTTCGAGGTGATCATAATCATGTTGAATAATGCTGCAATTGGTATCATTACCAGTTTCTTTCTGAAGTACATGAACTCCATACTGAAAACATTTGCCAGTGCTCTGGAGCTAATGTTTACGGCAGTTCTGTGCTACTTGCTGTTTGCGATACCAGTCTACCTGAACACGATGCTGGCAATCGCCGTTGTTTCGTATGCTATCTATCTGTATTCACTGAATCCGGTAGTTAATTTGGCTAATACGCCAGCTGCATCGAAGGTGGCTTTGAATGTAACACACAGAAGTAATGAGGATCGTAAGACGTTGCTTACAATCGGCAGTGGTAAAACACGTTCACGGGCAAACGTTAGCGATTCCGAGGACGATAACATTGCACCTCAATTGCAAGAGGTATGATGCGAGGGATAATGTAGTGTATTATATAAAGTGACTTTGAGCAACATACACCATAGGATTGTATCATGGCGAACACTAGCAATGCAATCTACAAGATGCAGaatatatttatttccttctttaGACCATACGGATTAGGATTTACTTTACACATCATTACACAGAACGATGCAAGGCATGCAGGACGAAACTTATTTCCTCAGTATAATGGGTTGACAATAAAGCCCTCTTGCGTATTGGCAAATAAACACTTATATACATCAAGTTGTATTCGTAGTactttttttactatttctaATTGCGAAAACACTGATATCAGCGCAGATGAAGGGTTTATAGGCACCAACAAGGCTATGAGTACATTGCATTCGAATATCGAATACGCTAAACTATAAAGATTCGCACCATATTTGTCTTTTTCAAGTTTTCAAAATCTAGAAGACACATAACCCTGCTATTggcgacaacaaaaaacacatcaatttCAGCATGAATCAAACAGAgttcataattttattgaCCTCAACATTAACGAAAATTTGACACGTAATTTAATGATTCAATTTATCTTGTCTCAATCTTCGCCtccttcctcctcctcgtccaTTTCGCCTTCCTCATCGGCCGTAGCTTCTTGATATTGTTGGTACTCCGACACAAGGTCATTCATATTACTCTCCGCCTCAGTGAATTCCATCTCATCCATTCCTTCGCCCGTATACCAATGGAGGAATGCCTTGCGTCTGAACATTGCTGTAAATTGTTCGGCAATGCGCTTAAAAATCTCCTGAATTGCCGTGGAGTTTCCAATGAATGTAGAGGACATCTTAAGCCCACGTGGAGGAATATCACACACCGCTGTTTTTACGTTATTTGGGATCCATTCCACAAAATAGCTACTGTTCTTGGTCTGCGTATTCATCATCTGTTCGTCGACTTCCTTCATCGACATACGACCGCGAAAGATGGCAGCGACCGTTAGATAGCGACCGTGACGGGGATCGCATGCCGCCATCATATTTTTGGCATCGAACATCTGCTGGGTCAGTTCAGGCACCGTTAGGGCACGATACTGCTGGGCGCCACGGGAAGTAAGCGGCGCAAACCCAGTCATAAAGAAATGCAAACGCGGAAATGGTACCATGTTCACTGCCAGCTTACGGAGATCCGCGTTTAGCTGACCGGGAAAGCGAAGACACGTTGTGACACCAGACATGGACGCTGACACTAGATGGTTCAGATCGCTATACGTTGGCGTTGTCAACTTCAGAGTACGGAAACATATGTCGTATAGTGCTTCGTTGTCGATGCAGTACGTTTCATCCGTATTTTCAATCAGTTGGTGTACGCTCAGCGTAGCATTGTATGGCTCGACTACTGTATCGGACACTTTCGGAGAAGGTACGATCGAGAAGGTGTTCATTATGCGATCCGGAAACTCTTCGCGAATTTTCGATATAAGCAGCGTTCCCATTCCGGATCCGGTTCCACCACCAAGCGAATGTGTGAGCTGAAACCCCTGTAGACAATCGCACGCTTCGGCTTCCTTACGTACAATATCCAGAACAGAATCTACCAATTCTGCACCTTCCGTGTAATGGCCTTTGGCCCAATTATTTCCCGCACCGGATTGACCGAACGAAAAATTGTCCGGACGGAACAGCTGACCAAAGGGCCCGGCACGCACAGAATCCATAGTTCCTGGCTCGAGATCTACCAATACAGCTCGTGGTACATATTTGCCACCGGATGCTTCATTGTAGTAAACGTTGATTCGCTCCAATTGAAGATCACCGCAATCCCCCCTGAAGGCTCCGGTAGCATCGATGCCATGTTCATCGGAAATTATTTCCCAGAATTTGGCACCGATTTGGTTGCCACATTGCCCAGCTTGTAGATGGACGATTTCACGCATGTTGAAGcttttgaaacataaaaaagttgaTCGTTAGTTAATATAGTGGTTGAAAATAACACTAATGATACTTACGATGGATTAGTAttccaaagaaaataaacggGCAAAGAATTCTAACCGGATACTATCTACGGATGTACCTTGAATAAACTAGTTACAGCTGCTATTAGTATGATGACCAACTTCTCTCAGGGTTCTTTAAGAAATGAGTCGAATTGCAATCCATGATTCCATTAGAGCTAACACCCACAATGGTTACTGCGATTGGCTGCTGATTTATAAGCCCATTCTAAAGGAACATGTTCAGAAGAAACATGAGCGTATCAAGAAGATTATATCTTTTTACAACGCAGTAGACTGCTTTGGTTGACGTTTTCAACAACGataaaaacaagacaaaataagacaaaaaaaattcgCGGGTATTATAATCATCATACCGAGAGTGTGAGTTTATTCAAATGTCAGTATTTTATaaagaattattattaaaaaaaaggtatttcTATATATGATGAGTCAAAATGGAGGCattatgttatatttttaatttttaagcaATCCAAGAAACCATTTCTAAACCATTACCACCATTTTACGGTTTTCCATAGGATTGACCTACGATTATTTCTTGACTGTTTTCAGGAATTTTAGTAAATGAGTGCGCACAACTGAATGTGCCTCCGTGagatttgaaaaattttcATGCTGTCGAATAAATTGATATCTGAAAAGATGGATCATACGgtaaattataaaatgttCAGTTGCTAGAAGAAATCGTTCGCATCCATTGAAAATATTACTTACAGCTCATTGCTACAATTCGAAGGTAATTTAATAACCCAGGGTTTCAGTACATCAAAGAGTTTAAGCAGTTTAGTTTCGCTGCGTTGAATACCATTTCCAGCATCAGTTTCCATCAATATTTTATCGATGATACATTGTATGATATTCAATGAGAAATCTCCTTTATCCTCCACTGGTAAGTGTtttgcttgaaaatgatgCAGGCTGAATATAAACTTCtgcaaagaaaaccaaataTTTCTTACACCAGCGTAACAACGGGGTTTTACGTCCTACAAAATACCATTGATTATTGAAACAAACCTTCACTTTAGCGTTAAATTTGGATTTTGCACAACATTCAGTAACTACTTGCGCAACAATAGTGTAAAATTCGTTCCTATCGTTCCCAAACAGTACGTTTAAGAGCTGTTCCAGTTCTTCGGCaaacggtttgttttcctCGTAATATTTCAATATACAATATGTATCCTTCTGTTGTGGTAATGCGTGATGCAACTCATATACATTATTGTAAGTGGCGAGCATAAGTTTCCTGGCCAACAGACAATTGGTGTCCTCTTCTGcaacaattaataaatttataacaTTTCATCATCATGTTCATGAAAAACGCATATCATACTCACCTGCTGCCGTCTTCATGACGAACACGTGACGTTCTATGTACTTAGCAAGCTTATGTAATACCTCTGGTTCGATGCGGTACGTGATCTGCTTCAAGGGAACCGGTAGTAAGCTGGCGTATGATTCCTGCGTCAGGATTAGCATATTGCAAAGAGCATTCGCCACGTGGTTTGCAACAGTAAACGAACAGTCGCAAAAATTCAACTGTTCAACCAATTTGGCCATAAATGCTTGTACTCGTTTACCGAACTGCTCGAATTTTATCCCAGGATGTTTCTTGTACGGCTGCTCCAGGCAACATTTTGCGACGGCGTACAGTGCATTTTTGTATAGCCGATAAAAGATACCTTCCGAGTCGTTGGTGAGCTTCATCTTCCCCAAAAGTCGTAGATCGTTTGCCAAATATTCAGCAAGAGTAAAAGCGTCCTCGGACGTGTTATTTATCTCTATGAGCACGCAGAGCCGTGTTATGGCCGTGGCGTACGTTCCCATCAACTTCATATCTATACCctgtgaaaagtgaaacaagaTTAAATCCGGGCTGTatcttttctgcaatccattACCAACTCACCAAATTGTAGCTTCTCAAACGGCTGCGCGTGTGAAAGAAGAAGGTGTAGTATTTCTCGGTCAGTTGGGTCCAAACATCTTCCGTAATGTGGGCAATGGTGTCGAAGCTGTTGATGGTTGTCAGCGTGTGGAAAAGCACCGAGTAGGAAGTTTCATTCAAAGCTATGTTTGAGAGAACATCGAACAAAACTTCCACGTGGTATCCTTCACAATCTACTTCAAGTAAACGGTACAGCTCGTTGTTTTCCGGATTTAGACAGTTTAATAGCAAGATGTAAGCATTAGGTGAGCTGGAAGCTTCTTTCAAGCAGTTGGGATAACCTTTCATGAAGCTATATATGCGTTTACGTATAACGTGCCAGTCAACTGTGTCGTGTGGATAATACGAAGGTGAAATCTTCGTCCTAATGTCGTCCATTAGTAGCTGGTGGCAGTAGTTGATCACTTGCGCTGTGCAGTTGGTGATAAAGGTAGCATTTGGCCGTGTCTTAGTCTCCGAAAGCATCTCAAACAACCCATCAAATTTACGGAAGAACCCCTTCACCCATAGCTTTTCAATAACTGTGTTGAATGACCCTAACGGATAGTCATATCGCTCAAACACGTCCAATATTGCTATGAGCGCACTGATTTCTACCTCGTCCGGCGGTTTAATAGAGGTGCAATAGATTCCGTGTAGATCGATTGCGGCATTTACTACATTTTCGTTCGCGCTAAACATTTTTAGAACAATTCGTTCTGCCGTTTCTGCGCGTAGAAGTATATTACCCACAACGCTGtaagataaaaagaaaataatgttaCGCTGCTGGGAAATATAGATACTAGATACTCCATGTGAAGGCACTCTTACCCCAGGGCAGCTAAAAATAGGTTCAAAATTTTCATATCAGTCGCTTTGAATTTTTCCATTACACGTGTTAGCTTGGTTTCCATCTTTAGAATAAACAATGCTACTGTTTCTTTCGTTGTTGGGCTGCACAAATCAACAATCAGAACTTTTAAGCATTTTAACGCTGTATGAACGACCTTCGCATTCTTCCAGTGCAACCCAGCGCTGATCAGTTCCAGCTGACCGTATGTTATTATCATTAGTTCCGGGAACGCAATGATGGTTTCGAAGATTTTATCCATTATATGGTTCGCTACAGTCAAATATTTTAATCCATGCTTAATGTCCGGTATCAGAACTTGGCAAATTTGATCAATGTAGTTCTGTTTCTTTTGCAGTGAACTTTTACGTTGACTATCTCTCCAGCAGCTGACCCTTGCGATATCGTCCTCCAATCTAACCCGCACCATGCATAGATTTGGAAGAATGTGCGTAGCAATCAACGATCCCATCATCACACATTCGTCACAATCGCTATTGGCAAGCGCCATGACGAACATAACACTCTTGTTGAACCAGTCGTTCTCGCGCATTAGTTCCTTCCATTCGTGTGCGATTGCAAATTCCAAGAATTTATCAAAGTTGACTAAAAATATTCTATCTTCCAAAATGTTTACTCTCTCGAATGGCTGTTGGAACATGAAGTACATCTTTCAATTACTATCCACGCTCGCTGTTGGTATTGGAACTTACCGCTTTGATTATTTTCTCCTCGAGTAAGTGATTAGCATCTTCGCTTAGTAACTGCAAATCTGCAGCCTCGACACTGTAGTCAAAACCGGTCATATCCGTAAAAAGCTGCAGTATGCGCATGGTGCCAGTATCTTTCTGTTGCTGGAGTAGTTGCCACCATGAATAGTAGATATCCTGAGAGAACAATagattaataataaaacaccaaacatGAATTGAACAGAGAAACTACATACTTTGGGGTTGTAGGCATTAGAAACGAAGAGATTGTACAAACGATCGTCCATTTTCACAGCTTATCAATAGTTATAAAGattatggaaaagttttcacaGACGCCGGTACCGGTAGCACGTATGTTTCGCGGAAAACTACACCAAACGGCCGTTTTTTCTTGGATCGTGGCCCAAAATCTGACGTCAGCATTGTCATCACTTGAATTGACAGCTGCTAGCGACAACATTTATACAGGTAGCACCCAAGATACATCGTAAATATGCGGATTCGTATGTAGACGAAACGTGAAATTTTTATGCACGGTTTCTTTACATATGCTGGCCAAATTTCCAAACAGACCCGCAAAATTGAGTGTTTTACTTTCAAGTGTATACCATATTACCCGGATGCGACATATGCGAATCTCCGCGGATCGCTTTATTAATGTATCTCGGGAACATCCTGTACAAACATACAGAACGGAAGCGCACTTACGGGCATGGTTGTTGGTGCACATACTGAGAGATTTTGTGTAACCAAAGTCACGAAATACCGTTGAAACGTTCAGAAACACAAGCTGACACAAGCACACTGTACCCCCATCGTGAATCGTGCCTCGACAAAtcaagaaaaggaaacatattGCTGTTGCTCACCGGTAAGAAAGTTTCCCACTGTACGTATTGTATTGTACCCTCTAATTCAACCGATACTATTCCCCATTGTAGCTAGTACCAAAAGAAAATGTCCAACGAAATGATGGTATGTCCGTACGACAACAGTCATATTATTGTACGCCAGCGCATGCCGTATCATCTGGTGAAATGCAAGAAGCAGCACGAAACATCTGAAACGATGCAATCATGCCCATTTAATGCGATGCACGTACTACCTAAAACAGAAATGAAACAGCACATCGCAAAATGTCCAGATTATATTTCGGATTACTGATAGTACGCGGACATGTTTCCGTAAGCAACTGACTTCGCAGCGTACATGGATGGTTTCGTGCTCCTTTTCACACCAATAAGACGATAATAAGAATACAATAAAAGTTATATTTTCGATAGAATAAATGTATGTATCTCAATGTTTTATTAGTGGGAATAATACGACAATGCAATCCATGTTGGCCCAATATCGTGGTCGGGCGTCTGCTGTCATTCCGCACGCATCAAGCGCGGAACGTCAAAACAACG
This Anopheles marshallii chromosome 3, idAnoMarsDA_429_01, whole genome shotgun sequence DNA region includes the following protein-coding sequences:
- the LOC128713445 gene encoding phospholipase A-2-activating protein, which codes for MVKIEDFKLSCELVGHKLDVRAVAEGTGFVVSGSRDTTAKVWESFGNRYEDKETFKNHTNYVGAVLVVESNGWICTGSNDATICIFPFPGSGSTEPIGVLKGHTSTVCALAAGHNATALISGSWDKTAKIWTNAPGSNANITLVGHEAAVWAVACLPNGRYVSGSADKNIFVWNERGEKLVVLKGHKDCVRGLCPLPMGGFLSCSNDATIRHWNDTYECVKEFHGHSNYIYSIGRSDAWGEEVFITGGEDSTIRMWHLREGALGDALQMPAQSVWAVAGLRNGDIVAGTSDAIVRVFTQNQERTAPEESLAAYRVAVEVRQSESAKQLGGMNVNDLPGPESLLSEGRDGQTRIVRHPNGKILCYQWTGGKWDCVGDVMGASDGDTGKQLYEGREYDYVFSVNLSDDAPNLKLPYNRGEDPWFVAQRFIHKHNLPQAYLDQVANFIVTNSDSAPVASAAANSYYDPFTGGSRYVPGSSGGQFQPSSANTDPFTGASSYTTQTPNVAMAPNAGSGGAANGSGGNLDPFTGGSSYTTGSTEVKKSNTHFPHRHYILLENADLSKVLIKLKELNGVIEDQSLRMSDETLNDIVRYTGEVMTCGEQNSACLTALKFLYTTWPTEKLFPIMDITRLIVREPRACQELFEDASFMETFLQHTNHLPANQLMSARCFTNMLAHQPGRNVVVENIRAIVDRFGSVRGGCSANLQIALASFYLNLTMTQLDKVSSVDFCKVLAGTTGELLCLVTDNEATYRGYQALGNLLSLAGPGMGVIADTLKANSVLTDKILFNISSEVPNFVKLNECASYLYELLV
- the LOC128713614 gene encoding UDP-galactose transporter senju, which produces MTNVRVNWGELFPSRKSVFIFFTYMSLFVSQGILVTASQRSDNSYSYNTVLVVLLTETLKLVISAGLYCREHSFQSLIARVVEGSNVLLLYFVPAFLYCLYNNLAFVNLSTFDPTTYYLLLQLRVVITGILFQIIFKKYLSRKQWFSLLLLTVGCMLKQWNFSLFSTTSQSLTGGNVANGDTTVRANAAEPLKETEVDGTFRGKNISGFDLSYSALLILVQTVCSCLAGVYNEYLLKKKGSDINIYVQNVFMYLDSIVCNMMILLLQGELVGAFTSENLREIARFEVIIIMLNNAAIGIITSFFLKYMNSILKTFASALELMFTAVLCYLLFAIPVYLNTMLAIAVVSYAIYLYSLNPVVNLANTPAASKVALNVTHRSNEDRKTLLTIGSGKTRSRANVSDSEDDNIAPQLQEV
- the LOC128714805 gene encoding uncharacterized protein LOC128714805; the encoded protein is MDDRLYNLFVSNAYNPKDIYYSWWQLLQQQKDTGTMRILQLFTDMTGFDYSVEAADLQLLSEDANHLLEEKIIKAPFERVNILEDRIFLVNFDKFLEFAIAHEWKELMRENDWFNKSVMFVMALANSDCDECVMMGSLIATHILPNLCMVRVRLEDDIARVSCWRDSQRKSSLQKKQNYIDQICQVLIPDIKHGLKYLTVANHIMDKIFETIIAFPELMIITYGQLELISAGLHWKNAKVVHTALKCLKVLIVDLCSPTTKETVALFILKMETKLTRVMEKFKATDMKILNLFLAALGVVGNILLRAETAERIVLKMFSANENVVNAAIDLHGIYCTSIKPPDEVEISALIAILDVFERYDYPLGSFNTVIEKLWVKGFFRKFDGLFEMLSETKTRPNATFITNCTAQVINYCHQLLMDDIRTKISPSYYPHDTVDWHVIRKRIYSFMKGYPNCLKEASSSPNAYILLLNCLNPENNELYRLLEVDCEGYHVEVLFDVLSNIALNETSYSVLFHTLTTINSFDTIAHITEDVWTQLTEKYYTFFFHTRSRLRSYNLGIDMKLMGTYATAITRLCVLIEINNTSEDAFTLAEYLANDLRLLGKMKLTNDSEGIFYRLYKNALYAVAKCCLEQPYKKHPGIKFEQFGKRVQAFMAKLVEQLNFCDCSFTVANHVANALCNMLILTQESYASLLPVPLKQITYRIEPEVLHKLAKYIERHVFVMKTAAEEDTNCLLARKLMLATYNNVYELHHALPQQKDTYCILKYYEENKPFAEELEQLLNVLFGNDRNEFYTIVAQVVTECCAKSKFNAKVKKFIFSLHHFQAKHLPVEDKGDFSLNIIQCIIDKILMETDAGNGIQRSETKLLKLFDVLKPWVIKLPSNCSNELYQFIRQHENFSNLTEAHSVVRTHLLKFLKTVKK
- the LOC128715845 gene encoding tubulin beta chain-like, coding for MREIVHLQAGQCGNQIGAKFWEIISDEHGIDATGAFRGDCGDLQLERINVYYNEASGGKYVPRAVLVDLEPGTMDSVRAGPFGQLFRPDNFSFGQSGAGNNWAKGHYTEGAELVDSVLDIVRKEAEACDCLQGFQLTHSLGGGTGSGMGTLLISKIREEFPDRIMNTFSIVPSPKVSDTVVEPYNATLSVHQLIENTDETYCIDNEALYDICFRTLKLTTPTYSDLNHLVSASMSGVTTCLRFPGQLNADLRKLAVNMVPFPRLHFFMTGFAPLTSRGAQQYRALTVPELTQQMFDAKNMMAACDPRHGRYLTVAAIFRGRMSMKEVDEQMMNTQTKNSSYFVEWIPNNVKTAVCDIPPRGLKMSSTFIGNSTAIQEIFKRIAEQFTAMFRRKAFLHWYTGEGMDEMEFTEAESNMNDLVSEYQQYQEATADEEGEMDEEEEGGED